The DNA sequence CAATGTTTTCAATCAAAGGCAACAGACCTTTTTTGGATCCTTTTCCCATGGCTTGCATTTTGGCTGTGGGAAGAATCTGCTCTTTGTGCCAGAATAATTGAGAGTCCCTTCCATGCTGATGCTGACAGTGTGAGAGGCTGGAAGGAATTTCCTCCACATGAGCTTAATTTTAATTGTGCAAACATCTGTTCCTTCCCCAGCACTTTGCAGTAACTGATAAAGGGgaagctgaggagcagcaatcGGGTAGCCCCAGTGCTGGTGATTATGGCTTTGTTTTGGGGGAACTGAAAGGATTCTTCTGTGCCTCCTCCATAgaaattccagcagctgctggaaatgaaaacatgttTAGGAACTCCAAGGAGGATGAAatctgctccagagctgctgaatgtgctgctggagctccagggtgATGGGATCACCCCCTCCTGAGGCTGATCCAGGAGGGCTGGGGTGGgtacagctgctgggagggacaGAAATGGAATTCCTGAGtgtcctctgctccagctcgtGCACAGAGTTCATGGAGTGAAGGAGCTTGGAAAGCTCCTCTGGCTTCTGGGGTGTTCAAAGAGAGAAGCAAAGCCTTCCCTTCCTTTGTCAATTCATTAGGTACTCAACCATAAAAACCGGGTTTTGTCTGGTTTTCTTATCGAGGAGAACTGAGAAAAGAGGTGGGAACAAAGGAAGGATCACTTGGAAAGACAGGAGGGGATAACAATTCTTCCAATAGTTCCTTCCCAAGGGCAtggggagcccccagccccttcaGTGATGATCATGGGATGTTGGAGCCCTGGTTACTGAGAATttgagactttctgtgctgacaggcactgacccccaagagaacactgcatttgaggCCGTGGAGAAAGTTCCCAAAATGGAATGGTAGAACTCGGATTGTGGGTGTGTAATTTGGgtagaagtgtgtaatatcacatggtgggaaacttagagtttaagggcttagaatatagtaatatatagaGAGctaagatggaggttttagtGTGGAGTCTGatctttcttcttcaccttcttctctgtgggtttgggtggttttgtgtaattggataaaaaagtctgTGTTGCAGGCCAcaggtggttggttattgggttaaaaataatttaggtgtcatttcttaattggacagtttaaCCTTAAAAGGCTTTgtagggagagagagagggctccatttttagcttgttagagtgaagtgctgtagaactcagggtttgtgagactgtgacacagataagaactaataaacatctgagtaCCAACAAGAAATACCATCTCAGCCATTTAATCCCAACCTTGGCAGGAAAGAAGTTAAGACTCCACAGTGGGATGCATTGCtgagctctgttttccttcttgattttcttctcctctttcccGACAGGAGGTGCTCAGTGCAAACGACCCAGACAACAATTTCTTCACCACTGCAATCCGTCCCCATGGAATATTTGGTCCCAGGGACCCTCAGCTGGTTCCCATCCTCATCCAGGCAGCTCGGAGTGGCAAAATGAAGTTCATCATTGGGTGAGCAAGGCCCAGGCGTTGGGCAAAGTCGATGCTGGATCTACAAAGCCCTTTTGGAAGGGAGCAAAAGGAAATCAGTtgtgttgtttcttttgtttttcactttccagtttttttttttctttaaaaatcctgttttaGGGGCTCACTTCCTGTCATGGTGAGTGTCCATAATGCCAGAGGAATATCCACGAGGAAAGCTGGCATGGCTTGAGCTGTTAAAGAGCTGTGCCATTAATATGAGGCAGCTCAGATTACTTGCTGTTAATTTATACCACTTGTAGTATTTGAGGTTCTGGCAATTAAAATCCCTATTAAATGTGAAATTCTAAAAGTATGGCCTGAAATTGCAGCACCAGaggggggagaaggggaaacTTGGGATGAATTTATCCTGGTGGGAGTCCTTCCTTCTGCCACAGGCAGATTCTCAGCCCAGCTTGCCCTGGGGCtaaattccttttctgtgtGCAGGGATGGAAAGAACTTGGTGGATTTCACCTACGTGGAGAACGTGGTGCATGGGCACATCCTGGCTGCAGAAAAGCTGCACAAAGGCTCTCCCCTGTGTGGGAAGGTGAGgaaagaggggaggggagggaagggatccCCACCCTCTGCTGGGGGATCCATGCTGATTCCTGAGGGTCCTGGGCATCCATCCTGTaggccagcagctccaggttttCCATTTGTGGTGAACATTGTGCGCTCACAATGTCAGCTCACCTGGGATGAGCTGGATGGATATCCTGGAATTTCCAGCTCCAAAACTCCTTGTGAAGAGCAATCCAGGCAGAACTGGGGGCAGCCAGGAGGCAcacatggaaacacagcagcTTTTGGGACACAGTTCAGAACAGGAGGAGCTTTTCCTGGTCCTGCCGTGCTCTGGGCACACTGGGGTGTTTTAACctgtctgctctgtgctggggcagccagTTGGGTTGACATTTATGAGGAATCCTGGCCTCTGGAGTGCTGGAAGTAGCTAGTTTCCTTGGAAAAGCAGGGATTCCCCCCTCTTCACACAGAGGTGGGCAGTGCAAAGCAGTTTGTCAGGACAATGTGCTCTGGCCCAGGTCAGGGGGGTCATGTCCTCAGCATGAGCAGGAGAGGGGCCAGCACAGAGCCAAACCTGGGAAATCCACCATGATTTTAAGCCCtggcttctcctctccctctcttccagGCCTTTCATATCACCAATGATGAACCAATTCCCTTCTGGACGTTCATGTCCCAAATCCTGACCGGCCTGGACTACGACCCTCCCAAGTACCACATTCCCTACTGGCTGGCCTATtacctggccctgctgctgtccttgctgctggccctgctcaggcCCCTGGTGACCATCAAGGCCACCTTCACACCCATGAGGGTGGCCCTGGCTGGGACCTTCCACTACTACAGCTGTGAGAGGGCAAAGAGGGTCATGGGCTACAGCCCCGTGGTCAGCCTGGACGAGGCCATTGCCAGGACTGTGCAGAGCTACCCCGGCCTGCGCCGGGCCAGGGCctgacagccctgcctggagcctCTCCCACCTGACTGCCATCATTTCTGACACCTTAACATGGAGCAAACGTCACCAGTTCCCAGGAAAGAGGAGTTTTCCTGAGATCtctgttcctcctcctcctcgccatTCCGTGTGGGAGCTGTGCTGACAGTTTGTTTCTTGGATATGACTTTCTGTTTGGAAACAGCTGCTGAACTCTGGGCTGTGAATAAacaccctgctgtgccctcttCAATCCCGAGCAGGCACACCAGCCTGTCCCTCCACCCTTGTCCTGTGTTTTGTTGCTCTGGTGACAGCAGCCACCACTTCCCATAGCTGCAGGCTGAGTCACAAACATTTCCTATGGCTGGTTCCCCTCTGGGCTTTGGCTTTGCACTCCACAAGAGAGCCCCCTGCCAAAAAGGACTTCTGCCACCATCTTTTAAATCGTTACAGCTCTTTTGGTTTTCCCTCTGTGATCAGGGAGTGGTTTGGCTTCTCCCTGAGGCAGCAGAAGGAACCCATAAGGAGTGTGTTCCTTTGTCCatgcagaatttatttctgttccaAAAGAACCCAGATCACACAGAGATGACTTTGCTTTGTGTCCCATCTCTGAGAGGGCAGATCCCACTCTCAGCACAAACAGGATGTTAGTGATTCCCTTTTAGGGGCAGAGATCTTTGGGAGCTGCctgacagcagcccagcactgttTTACCACAACTCCCTTCCCACCAGATCTCCAGTGCTGGGAAGATCCTGCAGCACCAAgttcctccctgccctgtcagTGCTGGTCACGGGGATTTTTGGCGCTCCAACCACTTAGTCCATGAAAAAACCTCTTTTCCACAAGGAAATGGATAGAAAGCAACAGTCCCCAAGCTATTTCCACTGACTTGTATATTAAATGTTCTTTGCCCTCTAGTCTTTCTAAGCACTTCAGTTctggtttgcttttaaatgagGTGTTTAGGTTAGAGCTGGAATTTTGCCCTGTGCAAattcctg is a window from the Vidua macroura isolate BioBank_ID:100142 chromosome 14, ASM2450914v1, whole genome shotgun sequence genome containing:
- the NSDHL gene encoding sterol-4-alpha-carboxylate 3-dehydrogenase, decarboxylating isoform X1, which gives rise to MATCLRSAGRSCTVIGGSGFLGQHMVEQLLAKGYSVNIFDIQQSFENEQVTFFLGDLCDKEALLPALQGVSVVFHCASPAPSSDNRELFYKVNFMGTKAVIEACRQAGVQKLVLTSSASVVFEGTDIKNGSEDLPYAQKPIDYYTETKILQEKEVLSANDPDNNFFTTAIRPHGIFGPRDPQLVPILIQAARSGKMKFIIGDGKNLVDFTYVENVVHGHILAAEKLHKGSPLCGKAFHITNDEPIPFWTFMSQILTGLDYDPPKYHIPYWLAYYLALLLSLLLALLRPLVTIKATFTPMRVALAGTFHYYSCERAKRVMGYSPVVSLDEAIARTVQSYPGLRRARA
- the NSDHL gene encoding sterol-4-alpha-carboxylate 3-dehydrogenase, decarboxylating isoform X2, with the protein product MATCLRSALLPALQGVSVVFHCASPAPSSDNRELFYKVNFMGTKAVIEACRQAGVQKLVLTSSASVVFEGTDIKNGSEDLPYAQKPIDYYTETKILQEKEVLSANDPDNNFFTTAIRPHGIFGPRDPQLVPILIQAARSGKMKFIIGDGKNLVDFTYVENVVHGHILAAEKLHKGSPLCGKAFHITNDEPIPFWTFMSQILTGLDYDPPKYHIPYWLAYYLALLLSLLLALLRPLVTIKATFTPMRVALAGTFHYYSCERAKRVMGYSPVVSLDEAIARTVQSYPGLRRARA